Part of the Campylobacter suis genome, CTGCTCTTGGCTTTCGCTTTTTAGAAAGAAACCGCATAGTTGTAGCTCTCTCACAAGCCCTTGTCATAGCACAAGCGGACTTACAAAGTGGCTCTATGCAAAGCGCAAGGCTAGCAAGTGAGCTTGGAGTACCGATATTTGTCCTGCCACAGCGTATCAATGAAAGTCGTGGCACAAATAAACTCTTAAGCGAAGGTAAGGCAAAAATCATAGATAACTTTGAAAATTTTGCTAGCATTTTTGGCAAAAAAAGTGAAATTAAAACTCAAAGTGATGAGATTTTAGAATTTTGCAATGGTGGCATTTCACTTGATATGGCGCTTTCAAAATTTGGCGATAAGATTTATGAGTATGAACTTCTTGGCAAGCTTGAGATAAAAAATTTACAAGTAAAAAGCATGGCATGACAAGCACAAAAAAGATCAAAATCATCGCACTAGACATAGGTCTTAAGCGCATAGGTATGGCATTTTCTTACGGCGAAGTAGTCTTACCTCTTACACCCATACTTCGTAAAAATCGCAACCAAGCCGCGCGAGATGTAAGTGAAGCAATAAGACAAAGAGAAGCTGAAATTTTAGTTGTTGGTGTTCCGCTTGGGGGCGCGAGTGAAGATGAGATGAAAAGGCGGATTAGCCATTTTGTATCACTTTTAGAGTTTGATGGGGAAATTTTTTACCAAGATGAGGCGCTAAGTAGTTTTGAGGCAAGTGAGCTTACAAAAGATGAGCGAGATGGTAAATTTGACAGCGTAGCTGCGATGATAATATTAAAAAGATACATTAATAAAACTAACAAAGCGTAAAAAACAACTACGATTTTTACAAAAAGTATTAGCCTAAAATTTCAAATACAAAATACTCGCAAACTCCTAAGCTTCTATCCTGAGCCTTAAGTATCGCCGCTTTTGCTATCTGCTTGCCACCTAAGGGCTGATATGTTTTTAAAAATCCCTTTGGCAAAATTTTAAAAAGTTTTATAAAAATCCACTCTCCAAGCCTAAATTGAGCTCTTTTACCATCAATCAAAGGCGCTCTTACAATATGTAGAGCTTTAAATCTTAAACCCCTTATCGCGTCCTCAACCTTGCCTTTTGTACAAAGATAGAAATTTTTTGAAGTAGAATTTGCATTTGGAGCAGAGATTAGGATAAATTTTTGAACACCTGATATTTTAGCAACTTTTGCGATTTCAAAAGTATATGTAAAGTCTACCTTGATAAAATTTGCACGAGTTTTTGCCTGATTTATAGTAGTACCAAGAGCGCAAAAAACCTCATCTACGCCATATAAACTAAGTTCTGAAATTTTTTCAAAATCAATAACCCTTGTTTCAAGTTTGGCGCTAGAAATTTTAATCTCTCTTCTAGCCCAAACTATAACTTTGTCATATCTTTCATCGGCTAAGAGCTGAAGTAAAATTTCACGCCCAACCACACCAGTTGCGCCAACAACCAAAGCTGTTTTCACAAATACTACAAATCCCCAAATAAAGCTTTTAAATCACGAGTCATGCTATTGCCATCGCTGTTTGTTTTTGCACCGCCAGCACCGAGCTCATTTAACTCTATCTCATAGCCAGTTAGCATGCTTGCAAGGCGGATATTGATGCCAGCTTTACCTATGGCCTTACTTTTTTGATCACTCACAAGGCTTACTATAGCCTTTTTGTAATCGATCTTTACAGAGCTAATAATGGCTGGACTCATCGCACGAGTGATAAAGATGATAGGCTCGTGAGAGTACTCAACAACATCGATATTTTCGTTTTTTAGCTCCTTACTTACAGCATTTATACGCACGCCTTTAGTACCAACGGTAGCACCAACAGCGTCAATGCTAGGAGAAACTGACATTATCGCCACTTTTGCCCTCTCTCCAGGTATGCGCGCACTACCTTGTATGACAATACCACCATCTTTTATCTCAGGCACTTCAGCCGTTAAAAGTGCCTCAAGAAATTTAGGGGATGTGCGAGAAAGTTCTACTTTTATGCCCAAATTTTTATCACTATAAACTTTTCTAATAACCGCTTTTACAACATCGCCCATCTTAAATTTTTCACCTTTTATGCGGTATTTACGCGGTAAAACTGCGCGAAGCTCATCTACTTCGATAAAGGTATTTTCCTGCTCATCAACACGCACAACCGTTCCAAAAACAACATTTCCAACCATCTCTTCATATTTTTGAAAAATTTTCTCTTCAACAAGTCTTTGTATATGAAACTCAAGCTCTTTATGAAGCGTTTGAGCAGCTGTTCTACCTAGGTTATCAAGGCTTAGCTCATATGTGAGTTCATCTCCAACTTCCACGCTTCCGTGAATCTTTCTCGCCTCACTGACGCCTATAAAATGTTCGTTATCTTCGCTTAAACGCTCATCATCATTTGCTAATATCAAAATTTTTTGATAAAGCTTTAAATTTTTATTAGCATCAAGGCTTACATCATACTCGTAATGCTCACCATACACATGTCTTGCAGTATTTATCAAAGCACGCTTTACACGCTCTTTAACATCATCTATCTCAAGCCCTTTTTCGTTTGCTATAGACTCTATAATATCTGAAATTCTTTCCATTATCTCTCCGTTGTTGACGATAAATTTTGGGATTTAAATCGTGAAGTTTGATAATTATACAATTTTGTTACTAATAAAAAGTTTAATGTGCTTTTTATTAGCATTTTGATATACTCACGAATTCAAAAAGTCAAAATAAGGATAAAAAATGGAGTTAAAACTTGCTAGAAACGAGATAGACGCAAAGCCAAAAGCTATCTCACTTGATAAGATAGAAGCTGCCGTAAATAAAGAGGGACAGAAAATTTTTTACTTTGATAAAGAAAATAGCCACAAACAGCTTATAGCCCTTGTTGAACACTTTGAAGAAAAGGGGCTTAGTGTGTATCACAGAACGGTTAAGTACGGACTTGATGACAACGACTATATGTATGAAGTTCATATATTATAATGGCTAAAAAACTATTTATTCAGACACTAGGCTGTGCGATGAATGTCCGCGATAGCGAGCATATCATCGCTGAGCTAAAAGATAAAGATGACTATGAGCTCACAAATGAGATGGGCGAGGCTGATCTCATACTTATAAACACTTGCTCTGTGCGCGAAAAGCCTGTGCATAAGCTTTTTAGCGAGGTTGGGGCATTTGAAAAAGCTAAGAAAAACGGCGCTAAGATCGGTGTTTGCGGATGTACGGCAAGCCATCTTGGGAGTGAAATTTTTAAGCGCGCACCTTATGTTGATTTTGTGCTTGGCGCTAGAAATGTGAGCAAAATTTCAACTGCCGTAAAAACACCAAAATTTATCTCAACTGATATAAACTACGATGAGAGCGACTACGCATTTGGCGAGTTTCGTGGCTCTCCGTATAAAAGCCATATCAACATCTCAATCGGTTGTGATAAAAAATGCACCTACTGTATCGTGCCACACACTAGAGGCGATGAAATTTCAATCCCTGCAAATCTTATAGTAAAAGAGGCGCAAAGAGCTGCCAAAAGCGGTGCGAGCGAGATCTTCTTACTCGGTCAAAATGTAAATAATTATGGAAAAAGGTTTTCAAACTCGCACGAGAAGATGGACTTTTCAGATCTTTTGGTAAGGCTTAGCGAGATTGATGGCATTGAGCGTATCCGATTTACTAGCCCACATCCGCTTCATATGGATGATAAATTCCTAGAAATTTTTGCCAATAATCCTAAAATTTGCAAGTCCATGCATATGCCACTTCAAAGCGGAAATACAAAGGTATTGCGCGAAATGAAGCGCGGATATACAAAAGAGTGGTTTTTGGACCGCGCGCAAAAACTTCGCTCGCTTTGCCCTGATGTAAGCATCTCAACCGACATCATCGTAGCTTTTCCTGGCGAGAGCGATGAGGAGTTTGAGGATACGATGGATGTGATAGAAAAGGTGAGGTTTGAGCAAATTTTTAGCTTTAAATACTCTCCACGCCCGCTTACGAAGGCGGCTGAATTTACAAATCAAATCGATGAAAAAGTAGCCTCCGCACGCCTAACACGCCTGCAAGCGCGCCATAATGAGATACTTGATGAGATAGTGGCGGCGCAAAATGGCAAGGTGTTTGATGTTTATTTTGAAGAGCTTCGCGCAAACGGCGGTGTGGCTGGGCGTAGCTTTAATAACTTCTTAGTTCAAGTCCAAGGTAGTGAAGAGCTACTTGGCAAGACGCTAAAAGTCCGCGTTGATAATCCAAAGCGCATGGTGCTTTATGGCGAGTTGGTTTAAAAAATTTAAGCTAAATTGCGCTGTGATTGCGATAAATGCGCTGATTTGGTTTATATTTTTGACCTGCAAAAAAACTTATACAAATACCAAGCTCCCGCAAGATGGCTGTGTCGTTGTATTTTGGCACGGTCGGCTTGCTTTTATGAGCTTTGCATACTTAAGATACTGGGGCAAGGACTTTGGCGGTAAAAAGGCTGGCAAGGTCATCATAAGTGATCACAGAGATGGCGAGCTAATAACAAAAATCATAAAATTTTTTGGTATCGGCACCATCCGCGGAAGTAGCTCAAGAGGCGGTGCAAAGGCGCTCATCGAGGCACTTCGTGAGATAAAAAATGGCACCGATGTCATCATTACGCCAGATGGACCACGCGGACCAAGACATAGCGTGGCTGATGGAGCGGTCGTGATAGCACAAAAAACCAATCGTGAAATTTACGCGCTAAACTATGAAGCAAGCTCATTTTGGGAGCTAAAAAGCTGGGATAAGATGATAATCCCAAAACCATTTTGCACTATAAATTTCAGTCTCTCAAAGCCATTTAGTGTGGCTGATATGTCACAAGATGAGGCAAAAGAGCTCATTCAAAATAAGCTGTGGCTAGCTAGCGAGCAAGATGGCGGAAAAAGTGCCTTGCAAAATAAAAGCGACTTTGTGGCAAACCTTAAAATTTGGTGGGCTAAAAAAGCAAAGAAGCAAAACGAGCAAAGCAATGAGAGCTAAAAATTTAGCCCTTATTTTAGGCATATCGATTGTTTTACTATTTTCATTTTTCTTTGCGACTAATGGCTCGTACCAGCTAAGTTTTAAAGCAAGATTTTACGAAAGTATCGGAAACTACGAGCAAGCCTTACAACTAAGCAAAGAGGCACTTAGCATTGATGCATATAATAAGATGGCAACCGCAACACACGCAAATGCTACGAACTCACTAAAATTTGTAACCTACATATCCCAAGGCAACGAATATCTAAGTAAAATTCGTGCAATGAGCGATAAAGGCGTAAGCAAGGCGGATAGAGAGCGGATAAAAATCATGTGCGAGATCATGATCGATGATTTTGTAACTCTTACAAGTGTTTACACAAGAGATGATGAGCTGCGTCAAAATGCCAAAGATATGTATGAAAATTTTCTAAAGCTAAAAAGTGAACTTTTTAAGGATTAAGCTTTCGTGAAGCCTCATAAAGCTCCCAAGCATCAACTACTTTTACAGGGCTTAGCCTGCAAAGAAGTCGCTTATTTGACTCAGTTTTTACCCTTGGTAAAATTTTACCGCCAACTTGCACGCAGTATCTAGCTGTAGGATCATCTAGTTTTGTTAGACGCTCCTCTAAACTCTTTTTTGTACAACCTGCAAAAATCACACACACTATACAAAGCAAGAAAATTTTTATATTTTTCATTTTTTATCCTTTTATTAATGAGCAATAAAATAGCAATTAAGTAACTTCATGCATTTTAGACATAGCTTAATTTTTGCACCCTATCCTTTGCTGCAAGGGTTATCTCTTCTTCATAATCATAATACTCAAATGTCGCTCCATGCTGCACGCTACCGTTTAATATATCGCCGCTTTGGCGGTTTTTTAGGTCAAGTTCAGCTATCTTAAAACCATCAATCGTTGCCGAAAATTCAGTAAGTCTTGCAGGGATGGCTTTAAGTTTTGTATATAAAAAACAATACCCCTCACCGCCGTTTCTACCAACACGACCACGCAACTGATGAAGCGTAGCAAGTCCAAGCCGTTCAGCCCCAACAACTAATATCGTACTAAGTCGCGGCAAAGATATACCTACCTCAACGATCGTAGTAGCAAGTAAAATTTCACCCTCATCACGAAATTTAGCTAAAATTTCCTCTTTATTTTTATCTTTTCCATGCGTTATAAAGACATTTTTAAAATTTTTAAGCCAAAACTCGCTTGCCTCACTCAGGCTTTGATAGTTAAAATTCTCACTACTTTCAACAAGCGGATAGACGATGATGGCTTGCCTGCCCTTTGCTATCTCTGAGCGCAAATGGCTTAAAAACGACAAAAAGTCCGCATTTTTAATGACTTGCGTTCTTATATGCTTTTTAAAAGGAATTTCTCGTAAAAAGCTATAACTCACCAAAGATGAGTTAATAAGCGTAAGAGTGCGAGGTATAGGCGTGGCTGAGAACTGAACAAAAGTAGCCATACGGTCACCATCTTTTACAAGCTCTTCTATCTTTGCGCGCTGTGCTGAGCCAAAACGATGTTGCTCATCAACCATAACAAGTGGAGCTTTTGGTAAATCAGTATAAAGCAAAACATGGGTGCCGATTATTAAATTTGCGCTATCTAAGTTAGAATTTTTTTCGCCACTCTTTAACAAAACAACACGCATAAACTCTGGTAGCAGTCGCACAGCCTCACTATAAAGCTGCTCAGCCAAGATACTTGTTGGAGCCATCAAGACAGCTTTTTGCGGATAAACACTAAGAGCACCAGCAAGCATAACGATAGTCTTTCCGCTACCAACATCTCCCATCACCACTCGCCTCACAGCGTGATTGTTTTTTAAGTCTGTCCTTATATCGTAAATAGCCGAAATTTGGTCATTTGTTGGACTAAATGGCAAATTTTTTAACCACTGCTCAATCTCAAAAAGCTCCACTTTTTGATTTTTATAGACTAGTTTTTTTGAATTTAGTTTTTTTATATAGTTAAAAATTTCTACAAATTTTAAAACATTCGTATCAAGCTCACCACTTCTTAGCTTCTCAAGCAATAAAACAGCATTTTCATCGCCACCATGAAGCGATAAAAGATATGAAATTTCTAAGCCATTTAGACCTTCATCTATTAAATTTTGCTCATTTATATATTTTGCGATAATTTTTAACAGCTTCTCATCTTTCATATCGCGACGAAATTTTGGAGTGATAGTGCCAGTTTTTGTGATGATTTTTGGATTTGTAAGCTGCCAAGCTCCATAAGCATAGGCGCAAGTACCGCTTAAAATAAGCTCTTTATGTACTTTAAAGGCACCATAGTGCCAGCTCTTTGCGTGAAATATAACTATCTTTATCTCACACTCCCAAGTCTTGCAAAAAGCACTAGCTACAAGCATGCCACCATTTGCACGCCGCAATGATGAAATTTCAGCCTCAACGCAAACCATGCCTTGTCTTGGGCTTTGCGTAAGAAAACTGCTTTCAAAATTTTTTGGTAGACAAAGTGCTAGGTCAAGCAGGCTAAATATACCAATGCTTGCTAGCTCTTCACGGTCTTTTGGCTCAAATTTCATTTTCCATCAAAAAGCACACAAAAGCTTAGCTTGCCTATCTCGCTGTGTGATGAGATGAAGCTATTTAGCTCATCTTGTGTTAGTTGCTCTATCTTTTTAAGCTCTTGGATAAATGAGCCAAGCTTTTCGCCCTTATAAAACTCATCTTGAGCTATATTTAAACGCTTAAAAAGCGTTTCTAAACGCAATGGCAATGAACCAAGTAAAAATTTCTTTGCTTGCAAAAGTTCAGATTTACTTACACCATTTTTAATAAATTTCTCAAATTCTGCCCTTACTACGCTTATCGCTTCGTCCTTGCTCTCATTTTTAGTTTGCAAATATCCAAAAACTTGCGTACTAGAAAGACCATAAATTCCTCTAGCATAAGCCGCATAAGCAAGACCACGCTTGACGCGAATTTCCTCCATTATACGCGATCCAAAGCCACTTTCTCCAAGTACGAACATCGCAACACTAGCCTTAAATCTCTCATCTTTAGCAACATTAAACGGCGAACCAAAGTAGATATAAGCTTGTTCACTTTGCTTTGTGATAATGCTAGTTTCGCACTTATCGCTCGTTTTATAAATTTCAAGCTCGCGCTTAGAGCCAACATTAAGCACGCTTAAGGCACTCTTTAACTCATCAAGCTCATCAGCTTTTACATCTCCACCAAAAACTATAAATAAATTTGAAAGATCCATATGTAAACTCAAAAACTCACTTATATCTTTTAGTGAAATATCTTGTAAACTCTTGCTTGTGCCAATAGTTGGCTCAGCCAAATTTGTGCCATTATAAAGCATTTTGTAAAGCCCGCATCTTGCTAGATAGTCGTTGTCATTTTGGTTATTTGAGATCTCACCAAGCGTGATGGTTTTGCACTTAGCAAGGCACTCATCAGTTAAATTTGGATCGCGAAGCAACTTTTCTAGCGAACTTAACGCAAAAGAAAAATGCTCTTTTAAACAGCTAATATCAATCCCAAATGTCTCAAATCCAGCACTCACATCAAGGCTTATCGCCCTGCTCTCAAGCTCTCTAGCAAAAGCTACCGAGCCCATTGTTTTCGTGCCTTCATTTAGCATATTTGCAGCCAACCTAGCAAGTCCTGACTTTTTATTTTTGCACGCACCGGCTACTTTAAAAACAAGCTTTAAATTTGCCACTTCAAGCGAATTTGAGCTTTCAAAAACAACTGGAATTTCTATATTTTTTACATTTAAATTTAAAATTTTCATCTAAAATCTTTCTAAAATATCATAGTTTGTGTTGCGCTTTGCTGGCTTTTCACCAACATCTCGTATCAACTCTATCATCTGAGCCTGATTCATTCTAAATGCTGCGCCAGCTGCTTTTACGACATTTTCTTCCATCATGGTGCTACCAAGATCATTTGCACCAAATTTAAGTGCCAACTGACCAACATAACTACCCTGCGTAACCCAACTACTTTGGATATTTAAAAAGTTATCTAAAAAAAGTCTTGATACAGCTAATAGGCGCAAGTAACGGTTTGAGCTTTGCTTAGAAATTTCAGGATGTTTTGCCATAAGCTTTGTGTTTAATCCCTGAAAGCTCCAAAGTATAAATGCACGAAAACCGCCTGTTTCATCTTGTAAATTCCTAATATGATCCCAATGCTCAACTATCTCGCGCGTAGTCTCAACAGTTCCAAACATCATAGTTGCAGTAGTTTTTATATCAAGCTTGTGCGCTTGTCTGTGGATATCTAGCCAAACAGTGGTATCACACTTTTTTGGAGCTATGATGTCGCGTACTCTATCGCTTAAAATTTCAGCCCCAGCACCTGGCATAGAGTAAAACCCTTTATCTTTTAAGCGCTTTAAAACCTCTGTTACTGAAATTTTAGAAACTCTTGCTATATAGTCTATCTCAACCGCAGAAAATCCGTGTATAGTTATGCTTGGATAGTTTTTTGTGATAAACTCCACGAGCTCCTCATACCACTCTATTTTTAATCTTGGGTGCACTCCACCTTGAAATAAAATTTGTGTCCCACCTATCTCTATAAGCTCCTCTATCTTTTTACCAATCTCCTCAAAGCTAAGGACATAGGCATCTTCCTCTTTTGCATGACGATAAAATGCACAAAACTCGCAATCCACCCAGCAAACATTTGTGTAGTTTATATTTCTATCAACAATAAATGTCGTAGTGCCATCAGGATGTAGCTGCTTTTTTCTGTCATAAGCCATGGCACCAAGCTCGTGAAGCGACGCATTTTCTATAAGATCAACCGCTTGCTCTATACTAAGTCTATTCAAAATTTTCCTTTTACTTTTTATACAAGTTTAGCAAAAAATGCTTTAAAATTTTAGAAAACATCAAATATGTTTAAAAATTTTTAAACATATTATAGGTAAAATTATCCAATGGCTTTGCCATAAATAAATCTAAAGGATAGATATGAAAAAGTTTGCTTTAAGCGTTTGTGCTATTTTATTTATCGCTGGTTGTGCTACATCTCATCAGACTCATAAACACCATGAGATGAACACTACTAACGCTAGCTGTGGTTGCAAAAAAGGACATCATCACCATCATCATATGCACGGAGCCATGATGCCTGTTCCAAATGATGCGACCCATAAAGATGTAAAAGCTGGCACACCTATGCCAAACGATGCAACACATAAAAATTTAAAAGCTATGCCACATGACAAAAATCACGCCCATATCAAGCCAGGACAAAAAATGCCTTGCGATATGGCTCATCAAAATGCTGGACTTTGCACAGTAAAATAAGATGACAACTAGCCCAAAATTTTGGGCTAGTTTTTTATAATAACTTCATTGCCTTTTGTGCCTAGGATTTCTACTTTATCTCCGTTTTTTAAATCCAAATTCGGATCAAAATGCCAAAAAGTACCCTTAAAATATACCATATTTTCTCGCACTTCCCCAATTCCGCTTTGAGTTAGAAACTCAGCTTCAAAACTCTCTTTTGGCTTTATCAAACCAAGCATTCTTTTTCTAAACAAAAAAGCAAAAACAACTGCCAAAGTCAGAGAATAAAGCAAACCAAAATACCAAGCAAAGTCGCCAAATATCACACTTATGACGCCAGTTACAAAAAATCCTATACCACAAAAAAATAGGTAAAAAGATCCAAATGCAAAAATTTCAGCTACGCCCAAAACAGTGCCAATAGCCATCAAAACATAACCGTTAATCATCATTTTTTAGAACCTAAAAATTCTTTTAAAACACTCATAGAGCCTATCATCTCGCTAGCTTCATAAGGGACTAAAATTTTATCCTTTGAGCTATTTTTAGCAAGCTCATTAAACGCCGAAACTCTATCCTTAGCAAGCAAAAACTCAGCAGCCTTTGCGTTACTAGCCATACTAGCGTTTATCATATCCATAGCCTCTTTTTGGGCTGTTGCAAGGGCTATTTGCTCATATTTTTTAGCATCAGCCATACGCTCTATCGCCTCAGCCTGAAGTACCTTTTCTTGTTTATTTGCCTCTGCATTTCGTATAAGTGCCGCCTTATCAGCCTCAGCTTTTAGCTCTATTGCACGCTTTTCACGCTCTGCTTTCATCTGCATATTCATAGCTTCCTCTATGCCAGCAGGCACTGAAATTTCAGAAATTTCCACACGCATTATCTTTACACCCCAGTTATTTGCAGCATCGCCTAAAGCTACCTGAAGTGCTGCATTTAAACGATCTCTTGAGCTTAAAGTATCATCAAGATTCATAGCCCCTATCTCGCCGCGAAGCGTTGTCATGGCTAAATTTCCGATAGCTCGCTTATAACTTTCAACATTATAAAGCGCCATTTTGCCATCAACAACCTTTAAAAAGACGATACCATCTACA contains:
- a CDS encoding NfeD family protein, whose protein sequence is MMINGYVLMAIGTVLGVAEIFAFGSFYLFFCGIGFFVTGVISVIFGDFAWYFGLLYSLTLAVVFAFLFRKRMLGLIKPKESFEAEFLTQSGIGEVRENMVYFKGTFWHFDPNLDLKNGDKVEILGTKGNEVIIKN
- a CDS encoding SPFH domain-containing protein; the encoded protein is MQVDESVVVFLVVLVILLIVFLKSAIKIVSQSDILIVERLGKFHSVLDGGFHIIIPFIDRIRETITIREQLVDITKQQVITKDNVNISVDGIVFLKVVDGKMALYNVESYKRAIGNLAMTTLRGEIGAMNLDDTLSSRDRLNAALQVALGDAANNWGVKIMRVEISEISVPAGIEEAMNMQMKAEREKRAIELKAEADKAALIRNAEANKQEKVLQAEAIERMADAKKYEQIALATAQKEAMDMINASMASNAKAAEFLLAKDRVSAFNELAKNSSKDKILVPYEASEMIGSMSVLKEFLGSKK
- a CDS encoding DUF333 domain-containing protein, with translation MKNIKIFLLCIVCVIFAGCTKKSLEERLTKLDDPTARYCVQVGGKILPRVKTESNKRLLCRLSPVKVVDAWELYEASRKLNP
- a CDS encoding dehypoxanthine futalosine cyclase; the encoded protein is MNRLSIEQAVDLIENASLHELGAMAYDRKKQLHPDGTTTFIVDRNINYTNVCWVDCEFCAFYRHAKEEDAYVLSFEEIGKKIEELIEIGGTQILFQGGVHPRLKIEWYEELVEFITKNYPSITIHGFSAVEIDYIARVSKISVTEVLKRLKDKGFYSMPGAGAEILSDRVRDIIAPKKCDTTVWLDIHRQAHKLDIKTTATMMFGTVETTREIVEHWDHIRNLQDETGGFRAFILWSFQGLNTKLMAKHPEISKQSSNRYLRLLAVSRLFLDNFLNIQSSWVTQGSYVGQLALKFGANDLGSTMMEENVVKAAGAAFRMNQAQMIELIRDVGEKPAKRNTNYDILERF
- the miaB gene encoding tRNA (N6-isopentenyl adenosine(37)-C2)-methylthiotransferase MiaB; this encodes MMAKKLFIQTLGCAMNVRDSEHIIAELKDKDDYELTNEMGEADLILINTCSVREKPVHKLFSEVGAFEKAKKNGAKIGVCGCTASHLGSEIFKRAPYVDFVLGARNVSKISTAVKTPKFISTDINYDESDYAFGEFRGSPYKSHINISIGCDKKCTYCIVPHTRGDEISIPANLIVKEAQRAAKSGASEIFLLGQNVNNYGKRFSNSHEKMDFSDLLVRLSEIDGIERIRFTSPHPLHMDDKFLEIFANNPKICKSMHMPLQSGNTKVLREMKRGYTKEWFLDRAQKLRSLCPDVSISTDIIVAFPGESDEEFEDTMDVIEKVRFEQIFSFKYSPRPLTKAAEFTNQIDEKVASARLTRLQARHNEILDEIVAAQNGKVFDVYFEELRANGGVAGRSFNNFLVQVQGSEELLGKTLKVRVDNPKRMVLYGELV
- a CDS encoding HP0268 family nuclease: MELKLARNEIDAKPKAISLDKIEAAVNKEGQKIFYFDKENSHKQLIALVEHFEEKGLSVYHRTVKYGLDDNDYMYEVHIL
- a CDS encoding M16 family metallopeptidase; the protein is MKILNLNVKNIEIPVVFESSNSLEVANLKLVFKVAGACKNKKSGLARLAANMLNEGTKTMGSVAFARELESRAISLDVSAGFETFGIDISCLKEHFSFALSSLEKLLRDPNLTDECLAKCKTITLGEISNNQNDNDYLARCGLYKMLYNGTNLAEPTIGTSKSLQDISLKDISEFLSLHMDLSNLFIVFGGDVKADELDELKSALSVLNVGSKRELEIYKTSDKCETSIITKQSEQAYIYFGSPFNVAKDERFKASVAMFVLGESGFGSRIMEEIRVKRGLAYAAYARGIYGLSSTQVFGYLQTKNESKDEAISVVRAEFEKFIKNGVSKSELLQAKKFLLGSLPLRLETLFKRLNIAQDEFYKGEKLGSFIQELKKIEQLTQDELNSFISSHSEIGKLSFCVLFDGK
- the recG gene encoding ATP-dependent DNA helicase RecG, with product MKFEPKDREELASIGIFSLLDLALCLPKNFESSFLTQSPRQGMVCVEAEISSLRRANGGMLVASAFCKTWECEIKIVIFHAKSWHYGAFKVHKELILSGTCAYAYGAWQLTNPKIITKTGTITPKFRRDMKDEKLLKIIAKYINEQNLIDEGLNGLEISYLLSLHGGDENAVLLLEKLRSGELDTNVLKFVEIFNYIKKLNSKKLVYKNQKVELFEIEQWLKNLPFSPTNDQISAIYDIRTDLKNNHAVRRVVMGDVGSGKTIVMLAGALSVYPQKAVLMAPTSILAEQLYSEAVRLLPEFMRVVLLKSGEKNSNLDSANLIIGTHVLLYTDLPKAPLVMVDEQHRFGSAQRAKIEELVKDGDRMATFVQFSATPIPRTLTLINSSLVSYSFLREIPFKKHIRTQVIKNADFLSFLSHLRSEIAKGRQAIIVYPLVESSENFNYQSLSEASEFWLKNFKNVFITHGKDKNKEEILAKFRDEGEILLATTIVEVGISLPRLSTILVVGAERLGLATLHQLRGRVGRNGGEGYCFLYTKLKAIPARLTEFSATIDGFKIAELDLKNRQSGDILNGSVQHGATFEYYDYEEEITLAAKDRVQKLSYV
- a CDS encoding NAD(P)H-binding protein, whose translation is MKTALVVGATGVVGREILLQLLADERYDKVIVWARREIKISSAKLETRVIDFEKISELSLYGVDEVFCALGTTINQAKTRANFIKVDFTYTFEIAKVAKISGVQKFILISAPNANSTSKNFYLCTKGKVEDAIRGLRFKALHIVRAPLIDGKRAQFRLGEWIFIKLFKILPKGFLKTYQPLGGKQIAKAAILKAQDRSLGVCEYFVFEILG
- the dprA gene encoding DNA-processing protein DprA, translating into MNCLNNQIFPHELKRLKNIPKELFYSGNLELLSLPKVAVVGSRKASVYTKECVNELCKTLVNFGICVVSGGAIGVDIAAHKASLPCTIGVFATGLDTIYPPSNTKTIEQIYAQGLALSEYPAKTPALGFRFLERNRIVVALSQALVIAQADLQSGSMQSARLASELGVPIFVLPQRINESRGTNKLLSEGKAKIIDNFENFASIFGKKSEIKTQSDEILEFCNGGISLDMALSKFGDKIYEYELLGKLEIKNLQVKSMA
- a CDS encoding lysophospholipid acyltransferase family protein; the encoded protein is MASWFKKFKLNCAVIAINALIWFIFLTCKKTYTNTKLPQDGCVVVFWHGRLAFMSFAYLRYWGKDFGGKKAGKVIISDHRDGELITKIIKFFGIGTIRGSSSRGGAKALIEALREIKNGTDVIITPDGPRGPRHSVADGAVVIAQKTNREIYALNYEASSFWELKSWDKMIIPKPFCTINFSLSKPFSVADMSQDEAKELIQNKLWLASEQDGGKSALQNKSDFVANLKIWWAKKAKKQNEQSNES
- the ruvX gene encoding Holliday junction resolvase RuvX, whose translation is MTSTKKIKIIALDIGLKRIGMAFSYGEVVLPLTPILRKNRNQAARDVSEAIRQREAEILVVGVPLGGASEDEMKRRISHFVSLLEFDGEIFYQDEALSSFEASELTKDERDGKFDSVAAMIILKRYINKTNKA
- the nusA gene encoding transcription termination factor NusA; this translates as MERISDIIESIANEKGLEIDDVKERVKRALINTARHVYGEHYEYDVSLDANKNLKLYQKILILANDDERLSEDNEHFIGVSEARKIHGSVEVGDELTYELSLDNLGRTAAQTLHKELEFHIQRLVEEKIFQKYEEMVGNVVFGTVVRVDEQENTFIEVDELRAVLPRKYRIKGEKFKMGDVVKAVIRKVYSDKNLGIKVELSRTSPKFLEALLTAEVPEIKDGGIVIQGSARIPGERAKVAIMSVSPSIDAVGATVGTKGVRINAVSKELKNENIDVVEYSHEPIIFITRAMSPAIISSVKIDYKKAIVSLVSDQKSKAIGKAGINIRLASMLTGYEIELNELGAGGAKTNSDGNSMTRDLKALFGDL